In one window of Mercurialis annua linkage group LG4, ddMerAnnu1.2, whole genome shotgun sequence DNA:
- the LOC126676616 gene encoding U1 small nuclear ribonucleoprotein 70 kDa isoform X1, translating into MGDYNDAFMRNQNAAVRGATKGQNRANVLQLKLIGQSHPTGLTNNLLKLFEPRPPLEYKPPPEKRKCPPYTGMAQFVSKFAEPGDPEYAPPVPEVETPAQRRARIHQLRLEKGAEKAAEELLKYDPNSDANISGDPYKTLFVARLNYETTESRIKREFESYGPIKRVRLITDKATNKPRGYAFIEYMHTRDMKAAYKQADGRKLDGRRVLVDVERGRTVPNWRPRRLGGGLGTTRVGGEEVNQRYSGREVQQPGGSSRSEEPRAREERHTERDTEKSRERGRDRERDREKSRERSHDKPKERDHREDKHHKEHDRERERERERERGRDKDRDRERTRDRGRDRGRDHGRDRDKDRGRELERDRPRDRERDNEVDDRGRSHDRESDYDRVESKPERERRAERDYDPADPEDDRGWFEQPEQGRRRHDADQDQRYEHYEHRSRGQYDQMDVQGDHDRYDQYPDRDGDRYNRMDEDDYQYDRGTSESRERDNEYRASERSRSRDFEN; encoded by the exons ATGGGTGATTACAACGATGCGTTCATGCGCAACCAGAATGCTGCCGTTCGAGGAGCTACCAAGGGCCAGAACCGCGCCAATGTTCTCCAACTTAAACTG ATTGGGCAAAGCCACCCGACCGGTTTAACAAACAATCTATTGAAGCTCTTCGAGCCTAGACCTCCTTTGGAATATAAACCCCCTCCGGAGAAGAGAAAATGCCCGCCTTACACAG GAATGGCACAGTTTGTGAGTAAATTTGCCGAACCTGGGGATCCTGAGTATGCTCCGCCTGTTCCGGAGGTTGAAACGCCT GCACAACGAAGGGCTAGAATTCACCAGCTGCGACTAGAAAAGGGTGCAGAGAAGGCTGCTGAGGAGCTTCTGAAAT ATGATCCAAATAGTGATGCAAATATTTCAGGTGATCCATACAAGACATTGTTTGTTGCCAGACTT AATTACGAGACAACTGAGAGTAGAATTAAAAGGGAGTTTGAGTCTTATGGACCTATAAAACGG GTCCGACTGATAACTGATAAAGCAACGAATAAACCTAGAGGATATGCTTTCATTGAATACATGCACACAAGAGATATGAAAG CTGCTTATAAGCAAGCTGATGGAAGGAAGCTTGATGGAAGAAGGGTACTTGTGGATGTTGAGCGGGGTAGAACTGTTCCAAATTGGAGGCCTCGCCGTCTAGGAGGTGGACTTGGAACTACTCGTGTGGGGGGTGAAGAAGTGAACCAGAGGTACTCTGGGAG AGAGGTACAACAACCTGGAGGATCCTCACGATCGGAGGAACCACGGGCTCGGGAAGAACGCCATACTGAACG GGACACTGAAAAATCCCGTGAAAGGGGAAGGGATAGAGAGAGGGACCGTGAAAAATCGCGTGAGCGCTCCCATGACAAGCCAAAGGAACGTGACCATAGAGAAGATAAACACCACAAAGAGCATGATAGAGAGAGGGAACGGGAGAGGGAAAGAGAACGTGGAAGGGACAAGGATCGTGATAGGGAACGAACGCGTGATCGAGGCAGGGACCGGGGTCGTGACCATGGTCGCGATCGCGATAAAGACCGTGGTCGGGAGCTTGAGCGTGATCGCCCTAGAGATAGGGAGAGAGATAATGAAGTTGATGATCGTGGGCGTTCTCATGATAGAGAATCTGATTATGATCGTGTTGAGTCAAAACCTGAGAGGGAACGCCGAGCTGAAAGGGACTATGATCCAGCTGACCCAGAGGATGACCGTGGTTGGTTTGAACAGCCCGAGCAGGGGCGTAGGAGGCATGACGCAGATCAAGATCAGCGTTATGAGCATTACGAGCATCGAAGCCGAGGACAATATGATCAGATGGATGTTCAAGGAGACCATGACCGCTATGATCAATATCCCGACCGTGATGGTGATCGTTACAATCGAATGGATGAGGATGATTATCAGTATGACCGCGGAACATCTGAATCACGTGAAAGAGACAATGAGTATCGGGCCTCAGAAAGGTCTCGCTCCAGGGATTTTGAGAACTGA
- the LOC126676616 gene encoding U1 small nuclear ribonucleoprotein 70 kDa isoform X2, translating to MGDYNDAFMRNQNAAVRGATKGQNRANVLQLKLIGQSHPTGLTNNLLKLFEPRPPLEYKPPPEKRKCPPYTGMAQFVSKFAEPGDPEYAPPVPEVETPAQRRARIHQLRLEKGAEKAAEELLKYDPNSDANISGDPYKTLFVARLNYETTESRIKREFESYGPIKRVRLITDKATNKPRGYAFIEYMHTRDMKAAYKQADGRKLDGRRVLVDVERGRTVPNWRPRRLGGGLGTTRVGGEEVNQREVQQPGGSSRSEEPRAREERHTERDTEKSRERGRDRERDREKSRERSHDKPKERDHREDKHHKEHDRERERERERERGRDKDRDRERTRDRGRDRGRDHGRDRDKDRGRELERDRPRDRERDNEVDDRGRSHDRESDYDRVESKPERERRAERDYDPADPEDDRGWFEQPEQGRRRHDADQDQRYEHYEHRSRGQYDQMDVQGDHDRYDQYPDRDGDRYNRMDEDDYQYDRGTSESRERDNEYRASERSRSRDFEN from the exons ATGGGTGATTACAACGATGCGTTCATGCGCAACCAGAATGCTGCCGTTCGAGGAGCTACCAAGGGCCAGAACCGCGCCAATGTTCTCCAACTTAAACTG ATTGGGCAAAGCCACCCGACCGGTTTAACAAACAATCTATTGAAGCTCTTCGAGCCTAGACCTCCTTTGGAATATAAACCCCCTCCGGAGAAGAGAAAATGCCCGCCTTACACAG GAATGGCACAGTTTGTGAGTAAATTTGCCGAACCTGGGGATCCTGAGTATGCTCCGCCTGTTCCGGAGGTTGAAACGCCT GCACAACGAAGGGCTAGAATTCACCAGCTGCGACTAGAAAAGGGTGCAGAGAAGGCTGCTGAGGAGCTTCTGAAAT ATGATCCAAATAGTGATGCAAATATTTCAGGTGATCCATACAAGACATTGTTTGTTGCCAGACTT AATTACGAGACAACTGAGAGTAGAATTAAAAGGGAGTTTGAGTCTTATGGACCTATAAAACGG GTCCGACTGATAACTGATAAAGCAACGAATAAACCTAGAGGATATGCTTTCATTGAATACATGCACACAAGAGATATGAAAG CTGCTTATAAGCAAGCTGATGGAAGGAAGCTTGATGGAAGAAGGGTACTTGTGGATGTTGAGCGGGGTAGAACTGTTCCAAATTGGAGGCCTCGCCGTCTAGGAGGTGGACTTGGAACTACTCGTGTGGGGGGTGAAGAAGTGAACCAGAG AGAGGTACAACAACCTGGAGGATCCTCACGATCGGAGGAACCACGGGCTCGGGAAGAACGCCATACTGAACG GGACACTGAAAAATCCCGTGAAAGGGGAAGGGATAGAGAGAGGGACCGTGAAAAATCGCGTGAGCGCTCCCATGACAAGCCAAAGGAACGTGACCATAGAGAAGATAAACACCACAAAGAGCATGATAGAGAGAGGGAACGGGAGAGGGAAAGAGAACGTGGAAGGGACAAGGATCGTGATAGGGAACGAACGCGTGATCGAGGCAGGGACCGGGGTCGTGACCATGGTCGCGATCGCGATAAAGACCGTGGTCGGGAGCTTGAGCGTGATCGCCCTAGAGATAGGGAGAGAGATAATGAAGTTGATGATCGTGGGCGTTCTCATGATAGAGAATCTGATTATGATCGTGTTGAGTCAAAACCTGAGAGGGAACGCCGAGCTGAAAGGGACTATGATCCAGCTGACCCAGAGGATGACCGTGGTTGGTTTGAACAGCCCGAGCAGGGGCGTAGGAGGCATGACGCAGATCAAGATCAGCGTTATGAGCATTACGAGCATCGAAGCCGAGGACAATATGATCAGATGGATGTTCAAGGAGACCATGACCGCTATGATCAATATCCCGACCGTGATGGTGATCGTTACAATCGAATGGATGAGGATGATTATCAGTATGACCGCGGAACATCTGAATCACGTGAAAGAGACAATGAGTATCGGGCCTCAGAAAGGTCTCGCTCCAGGGATTTTGAGAACTGA
- the LOC126676615 gene encoding ATP-dependent DNA helicase DDM1 → MATESEIKNNDSADSPTSVLEDEEKCELKPVVILENDSLLDAKNGDSSLLSRVMAEEEEKLLVDRVKEEAAQEGNEPEKANLNDSQFTKLDELLTQTQLYTEFLLEKMDQITHDGVKEEDDASGEKKGRGRKRKAATNYNSRKATRAVAAMLTRSKEVEKIDDSNLTEEERLEKEQKELVPLLTGGKLKSYQIKGVKWLISLWQNGLNGILADQMGLGKTIQTIGFLAHLKGKGLDGPYLVIAPLSTLSNWVNEISRFTPSINAIIYHGDKKQRDEIRRKYMPRSIGSKFPIIITSYEVALSDARKYLRHYDWKYVAVDEGHRLKNSKCKLLKELKLIPMENKLLLTGTPLQNNLAELWSLLNFILPDIFQSHEEFESWFDFSGKANNESMKEEVEEKRKSQVVAKLHGILRPFLLRRLKADVELMLPRKKEIILYATLTEHQKNFQDHLINKTLEQYLQDKSNTGRTVIRTLNNVMIQLRKNCNHPDLLESAFDGSYFYPPVDQIVEQCGKFRLLDRLLNRLFALKHKVLIFSQWTKILDIMEYYFSEKGFEVCRIDGSVRLEERRRQIDEFNDVDSSLRIFLLSTRAGGLGINLTAADTCILYDSDWNPQMDLQAMDRCHRIGQTKPVHVYRLATAQSIEGRILKRAFSKLKLEHVVIGKGQFHQERTKSNGIVDMEEDDILALFRDDETAEDKLIQTDITDEDLERVMDRNDLIVYSADNDDKETNAAIESIPLKGPGWEVVVPTATGGMLSTLNS, encoded by the exons ATGGCAACTGAGAGTGAAATTAAGAACAACGATTCTGCTGATTCACCGACTTCGGTACTTGAAGATGAG GAAAAATGCGAGCTCAAACCTGTGGTTATATTGGAAAATGATAGTCTCCTAGATGCAAAAAATGGTGATTCCTCTCTTTTATCAAGAGTCATGGCAGAGGAGGAGGAGAAGCTGTTGGTAGATCGGGTGAAAGAAGAAGCTGCTCAGGAAGGGAATGAGCCAGAGAAGGCTAACTTGAATGACAGCCAGTTTACCAAATTAGATGAACTTCTTACTCAAACACAACTCTACACAGAGTTCTTGCTGGAAAAGATGGATCAGATCACTCAT GATGGAGTGAAGGAGGAGGATGATGCTTCTGGAGAAAAGAAAGGTCGCGGTAGGAAAAGAAAAGCTGCCACAAATTACAATTCT AGAAAAGCCACCAGGGCAGTTGCGGCAATGCTGACAAGATCTAAAGAAGTTGAAAAGATTGATGATTCAAATTTGACTGAGGAAGAAAGACTTGAGAAAGAGCAGAAGGAATTAGTACCTTTATTGACCGGAGGAAAATTGAAGTCCTATCAAATTAAAGGAGTAAAGTGGTTGATTTCCTTGTGGCAAAATGGCCTTAATGGAATCCTTGCTGATCAAATGGGGCTCGGAAAAACTATTCAAACAATCGGTTTTCTCGCACATCTAAAGGGAAAGGGCTTGGATGGCCCTTATTTAGTAATTGCTCCTCTTTCTACTCTCTCAAATTGGGTAAATGAAATTTCAAG GTTTACTCCCTCTATTAATGCGATCATCTACCATGGAGACAAGAAGCAAAGAGATGAGATAAGAAGAAAGTACATGCCTAGATCCATTGGCTCCAAGTTTCCCATAATTATCACTTCTTACGAGGTTGCATTATCTGATGCCAGAAAGTATCTGAGGCATTATGACTGGAAATATGTTGCTGTTGATGAG GGACACCGATTGAAAAACTCAAAATGCAAATTGCTGaaagaattgaaattaattCCTATGGAAAATAAGCTTCTTTTGACCGGGACACCTCTGCAGAACAATTTGGCTGAGCTTTGGTCACTGCTTAATTTCATTTTGCCTGATATTTTCCAATCACATGAGGAATTTGAGTCATG GTTTGATTTTTCAGGAAAGGCCAATAACGAATCAATGAAGGAGGAAGTGGAAGAGAAGAGAAAATCCCAG GTGGTAGCTAAACTTCATGGCATTTTACGCCCATTTCTCCTGCGGAGGCTGAAGGCTGACGTAGAGCTAATGCTTCCTCGGAAAAAGGAGATTATCTTATATGCTACCTTGACTGAGCATCAAAAGAACTTCCAGGATCATTTAATTAATAAGACTTTGGAGCAATATTTGCAAGACAAGTCGAATACAG GTCGCACTGTGATACGAACCCTCAACAATGTGATGATCCAGCTACGAAAGAATTGCAACCATCCCGACCTCTTAGAGTCTGCTTTTGATGGCTCAT ATTTCTACCCTCCTGTGGACCAGATAGTTGAGCAGTGTGGCAAGTTCAGGTTGCTGGACAGATTGTTGAATAGGCTATTTGCACTTAAGCACAAG GTTCTGATATTCAGCCAGTGGACTAAGATTCTAGATATTATGGAATATTATTTTAGTGAGAAAGGTTTTGAAGTTTGCAGAATTGATGGAAGTGTGAGATTGGAGGAAAGGAGAAGGCAG ATCGATGAATTTAATGATGTGGACAGCAGTCTTAGAATATTTCTTCTCAGCACTAGAGCTGGTGGATTGGGTATCAATCTTACTGCAGCTGATACCTGTATACTATATGACAGTGACTGG AACCCTCAAATGGATTTACAGGCAATGGATAGATGTCATAGGATTGGACAGACTAAACCGGTTCATGTATATAGGCTTGCAACTGCCCAATCTATTGAG GGGCGCATCTTGAAAAGGGCATTTAGTAAGTTGAAGCTTGAGCATGTAGTCATCGGAAAGGGGCAGTTTCATCAAGAAAGAACAAAGTCTAACGGCATTGTAGACATGGAG GAAGATGACATACTAGCACTGTTTCGAGATGATGAAACCGCTGAAGACAAATTGATACAGACGGATATTACTGATGAAGATTTGGAGAGGGTGATGGATCGCAATGACCTCATTGTATACTCAGCAGATAATGATGATAAAGAAACTAATGCTGCTATAGAGTCTATCCCTCTTAAAGGTCCCGGTTGGGAGGTGGTGGTACCTACTGCAACTGGGGGCATGCTATCGACCCTTAACAGTTAA